CCTCTATTGATGCATTTAGGGCGACTAGATTTGTTTGCTTAGCAACGCTAGCTATTGAGTCGCTGATCTTTGACACTGATTCTAAATGCTCAACGAGGGTGTTAAATTCCCTTGAAAAGACTTCAAGTCTTTGGAAGAAGGGTAAAAACTCCCTTTGAAATCTATCAAGCTCAGACATTATTTCCGACAATTTCTCAATATTATCAAGTATTAGGGTATTATTCTCCATAAATTTTCCACTTATTTCCTCAGCAAGCTCATTGATGATCTTACTTGCCTCTTTTCCCGAGACGGATATTCTAAGTGACTGAGAGAGCGCAGTGGATGTTTTCTCTAGACTTTTGATGTCCATTTTCCTCACCTCATTAAATCAACCCCAACTTTTAGGTTCTCAAGCCAATCTAGAAACCTAGGGACAAATCTTCTCGGAATTATAGCACCGTGCTGAGGGAGTATAGCCTCTATATCCAGCCCCCTAACTTTGTTAACCCACAATCTTAAGGCCTTATTACTGGCCATTAGCCTTTCGTGTAGTGGCCTCATATACTGAATATGCCTCTCCATATTCTCGACTACTAGGTACCTTTCATCTGGAAAGGCTATGCCGATGTCTCCAGAGAATAGGAACTTGCTCCTCCTGTCATATACTGTGAAGTGTCCTGGGCTATGAAGGAAATGGGCAGGAATAAATTCCAACGTTGTAGCTCCAAAGTTGAGAGTTTCCCCCTCATCCTGAAGTTCATGAGCGTAACCCCTTATGTTCTCAAATCCGAAATGGGGAAGAAAC
This Pyrococcus horikoshii OT3 DNA region includes the following protein-coding sequences:
- a CDS encoding MBL fold metallo-hydrolase, encoding MGEYFLDPNLDPGRDHILYKDDEHMVIYLGTQEGLEDVDVNSYLIVSKGKGILIDPGGYKIFTKVLANVSKYIDPKDIEYIYMCHQDPDVAGSIPLWREISNAKIIIHWLWVRFLPHFGFENIRGYAHELQDEGETLNFGATTLEFIPAHFLHSPGHFTVYDRRSKFLFSGDIGIAFPDERYLVVENMERHIQYMRPLHERLMASNKALRLWVNKVRGLDIEAILPQHGAIIPRRFVPRFLDWLENLKVGVDLMR